The stretch of DNA TGCGCCGGGTCGTTCGGAACGTTCAATGTAATTTCCATCACGGCTTCGCCGCCCGCCGGAATTTCGACCGTGCCGGGAAAGGCCAGCCATGCCGAATCAGGCAAACGTTCGTGGCCGTGCGTCAAATAGACGGCAGGATCGACATTCACGTCGTCGAACAACGGGGCGACGTGCACGGTTCGCGCATGCGACTCATGGTTGAATAAAACCGTCCGCGCTTTTTCGACGCTTCCGGGCGCGACATTCTCGAAGGCGACAATGCTGGGCGCGACGGCAAGGGATCCCGCCGGCCGTTGGGCCGGATCCGCATCGCTTGCCGTCTCGATTTGAATGCGGATGTCGGCGGCCAGCGCGATGCCGCCCGCGCCCGGTTTGCCGTCCACGCCTATCGTCGCGACCCAATGCTGATTACTGTATTTGGGATCGTCCGGAATTTTCAGGAACACGTTCGCGTACGCTCGTCCCTTGGGCTCGACCGTAACCTCGCTCCGGTCAAGCCAGCACCACCGCGCATCCGGGATTTCGCCGTAGCCGCGTTCCCACTTTCCGCGTTCCGACGGGCGATGGACGGACAGACGCCACATCCGGCTTGCGTCGTCGTCGTTGTAAATCGTGATGCGCAGGCCCGTTTCCTTGTAAAGATCGTACTCGACGCCCGGTTTTACATCGTGAATGATGAACCGGCCGGGGGCGACCTTGAGGCTTGCGGCGTCCGCGAGGCCGGCCAGGCCCAGCAGCGCGGCCAGCACAATAGCGCAAGACAATCCCGTCACGCCTTTTTTCCTATCCGGCATTCTTGTCGCTTCCTTTGAAAAACACTCTTGGGCCTTGTTCGGTTACGGGGCGCTGGCTTTGACCGTCACGGTGAAGCCTTGGGCCACGCCACCGCCTTTCGTGTCGCTGGTCGGGGCGTTGTATGTCAGGGTGAACGACTTCGTCCCATAGGCGGCCACATTCGCCGCCAAGGTCTGATAGGTCTTGCTCAATGCCACGGAGGGCGACGGCGCCGCCTCGGCCGTCACCGCGAATTGGTCCGCGCCGGCCACCGCGCCGAGTGTCCATCCGCCCGCACCGTCCGTGCCGACGATTTCGAGTTTGCAGGCCGTGTTGCCCACGGTCGCTACCCACGTGTCCGATGCATTGCCGCCCAGCGCGATCGGCGGGATGGCCCACGACCCGTGGTCCAGCGATACCGAAATAACCGATTCCAGCGACACGGTCACCGTGATGCTCGCCGTGTCCGCGGCATAGGCATGACCCATTGCGCCGATGAGACATGCCGTTGCCAATGCCAATACCGTCTTCTTCATGATTCTTTCCTCCCTATGCGAAAACTCGCAGGTAAAGGCCGACATTCAATTCCCATTTGCATACAAAACCTGTTCAATTGTCCGCTCTATGGCACATGCCGCGAAACCTTGAGGGTGATGGTGAAATCCTGCGCAACGCCCCCGCCGAACGTGTCGCCCGACGGCGAGCGGTACCGAAGTCCAAATGTATTGTTGCCGGAGACCGGGACCGCCTCCGCAAGCAGTTGTTCGAGCGTGGTAAGCCCGATTTCATACGAACCGTCGTCGCCCTTGTCCACGTCAACGGAGAACGCATTGGATCCGGGGGCGGCCTGTAATTGCCAGCCGCCCGACCCGTTGCCCGCCTTGATGGTCACGTCTTCCGGAACATTTCCCGTATTCGACACGACATAGGGCCCGGATTCGCCGACGTACGCCAAGGCATGCGCGCCGATGGCCCAGGTGTCCGGCGACACCGTGACGGCGACGACCACATCGTCATAGGAAATGGTGTCGGCGATAACATCCACCGATACGTTGCCCGCCTGGTCCCTATATTGCACGTACACGGTCTTGGCGCCGAATCCGGCCGACAAGGTCCATGCCTTGCTGGACGCGACGTTTTCCCATCCGCTCCAGGACGAGCCGTCATTGCTGAATTGCATCTGGGCGACCCCGGAACCGCTGCCGTCGTCGGGCGTCAGCGTGAGCGTCACGTCTTGATTCACCGTGTAGGCGGCGCCGCCGTCAATGACGACCGTGCCGGTCGGAGGCGTGGTGTCTATCCCAATCGCCTTGCTTCCGCCCAACGAATTCACGGAACCCAAGGCCGGCAGCGTCAGCCCCGCGTTGTTGCCCGCTGCATCCTTGATTGAGGCCGTGCCCGTCAAGGTCAGCGCATCCGTGCTCAGATATTCGAGGTCCGACGACGCATCCCCGGCTTGGACCGTGTAGTTGAACGTGAGCACGGTCGTGCCGCTGCCGTCCGCATAGGGAGCCTGGCGGTCCGTCGCGCCCGTTTCCAACTGCAATTGCGCCACCCCCATGCCTGCCGTGTACGTGACCGATTTGCTGAACGTGACCGTGATGGGCACAAGCTGGCCCGTTGTGTAGAATCCGTTTGCAAGGGTGCTGGTTACGCTCGATACCGTGGGGGCGATGCCGTCAATCACGATGGCCTTGCTCCCACCCAATGAGTTTACCGAACCCAAGGCCGGCAGCGTCAGCCCCGCGTTGTTGCCTGCTGCATCCTTGATTGAGGCCGTGCCCGTCAACGTCAACGCCCCCGTGCCCAAATATTCGAGATCCGCGGACGTGTCCCCGGGTTGAACCGTGTAGTTGAACGTGAGCACGGTCGAGCCGCTGCCGTCCGCATAGGAAGCCTGGCGGTCCGTCGCGCCCGTCTCCAACTGCAATTGCGCCACTCCCGTGCCTGCCGTGTACGTGACCGGTTCGCTGAAAGTGATTTGTACGGGAACGACTTGTCCCGCGGGGTAAGTCCCGTCCGCAAGGCTGCTCGTGACGCTCGAAACCGTCGGCGCCGTCGTGTCAATCACAATGGCCTTGTTGGCGCCGAGCGACCCCGGGGCGCCGGCCGCCGGCAACTCAAGCGTGGCGCTCGTTAATGTTGTCGTATCCTTGATGGTTCCTCCGTTAAACTGAAGCGCGCCGCCGTTTGTGTAGTCGAGGTCGGGCGAGGTATCGCCGGATTGAACCGTATACCGGAATCGGAGCGTGTTTGTGCCGTTGCCGCTGAGGTAGGAGGCCATGCGGTTGGTGGCGCCGGTTTCCAGTTCGAGCCGGGGCGCTCCGGTCACGTTGACCGTGGTCGAGAACGTGACGTCCACGTCAATCACTTCACCGGCCGTGTATGTGCCGTCGGCATGGGTGCTGGTTACATTCGTCACCGTCGCCGACGCGGGGCTGAATGTAAGCGCAATACAAGGAACCGCGGTGCTGCGGGTTTTGGTGGGTGACGACGATCCCGACCAGTTCAAGGGATCGCCGTTCGTACTGTCGCTATATCCGATGACCGACCGGTAGCCTCCAGGCACAAACACGAGGCAGATTCCTTGTGTGGTGTAGGACGTGTTGTTGTGGCTGAAATCAATCATCAGGTTGCTTGTGCCGTCGTACAGGAAGGGCGTCGAGAAGGTGAATTTGCGCTGCCCCGTCGTGCTTATCGTCTCGTTGGCTTGGTAGCAGGTTGTCCAGCCGGTCGCATCCATGGAAGCCGGCGCCGAAAACGCACTCAGCGCCGTGGTCTTGATGCGGATGGTCCAGTTGTTCATTGTCTGTCCGGGAATGGTTGTGACATACAGGGACAACCCCGTAATTCTCCCGCTTCGGCCGATTTCACTGGCCAGATAGATCGATTGCGTGCGGGAGTCGTGGTACAAGGTGTACATGGGGAAAACCCACGTACCCGCGTACGGACCGACGGCCATCTTGTCCGGTTCGACGCCCAACTCGACGGCCAGGCAGGCTTCAACCAAGTTGTTCTTGGCGGCTTGGGTATAGCCCAAGTTGTCGGCGGCCTGCAAAAGAAGAATATACAGATCCAGATAGTCCGAGGCGCTCGTCAGCAGGTTTGCCGCGCATTCATACAACAGGGCCGCCGTGGCGCCGATTCCCATGCCCGTTACCGTGTGGCCGTTGAACGTGCCGCCGTCCGTCAGCAGATAGCACAGTTTGTTTCCAACACCGCTGTTGTAATGGACGCCGCCGACATCGCCGATATTGGCGCTGAACAAGGGGCTTCCCATCCGATCCGGATCGCCGTAGGCGGGCGGGTTCGACATGTCGCGGATCGCCCCGATGGGCAAATCTTCGCCCATGAGCCACCTCACGCCTGAGGTGTCGTTGCCGGCCCCGTTCGTCAAGTCCACCCATTCGCCCCACATGTCGGACAAGGATTCATTTATCGCGCCGGCCTGATTGAAGTAGATGAGGTTGGACTCGTAACTGGTGACGCCATGCGTCAATTCATGTCCCACCACATCATCGGCGGAGGCGTAACCCTGGCCAAAATACATGCGCTGGGCCGAATCGCTCCAGAACGCGTTGGGCATGGGACACGAATCGCCCGGATCACAGTAACGCACCGTGCCGCTCAAGGCCATGCCGGCATTGTTGATGCTGTCGCGGCCATGCTCCGCGCTGTAGAACGCGTACGTGTCGCCAAAATAGTCGTAGGCATTATTGGCGTCCGCGAGCCCAACCGGTGCGCCCCCTTCCGACCGCAGCAGGGTTCCGGGGTCGCTGCTCGTGTTGTTGGCATCGTAGATTTGCCTGTTCAGGGCGGCATGCGCCAAGGGGTAATGGAATGCGATGTCGCCCGTATGGGCGTCCACCAGCACGAGTTCGGAAACCAACGGATCGTTCACCGCATTGACCGTCATCCGCCAGACCAAACGTGTCGCGCCGCCCGCTCCCACCACGTCGGGAGAGAAAATCGCCAGCGTGGGGGGGCCGGCCTCAAGTTGAAGGTTGGGATTCCACGTGGAAAGCCATCCGCGCGCGCGGATGTCGGCGTCGCCCGGATTGGGGCGGGGGCGTCCCGGCGGCGCAGCGGGTGGCGGCGCGAGTTCAACGGCTCGCGCTTGCGCTTCCGCCGCCGACAGGGTGGGCGAAAGGTTCACACCGCCCTTGTCGAGTTCCTCCGTGTTGCGCTTGAAATCAGAAAACGCGCAGACGACCTCTCCGGCTTCGTTCAACTGGACGGTCGCTTCCGCGCAAAAGACGGGTAACCCGGAATACAACTGCTGCACTCGGATATAAGAACGCGATTCATGCGTCTTGCTTCGCGTGGCGCGAAAATCCGCGTTGGGGGATTCGTCCATGAAAATGCGTTGATGCTCTTTGAGAAAAGCCTCGGCTTTCTCGGGCAACGCCTTCCCCGCCGCCATCGGCAGGGGAAAATAGGAAGCGGGAGGCGCGCCCAAGAAGCGCACATACTCGCCGGGCGCCTTGTTCACCCTCACGTCGGTAGAAGCCCCAAGACCTTGCACGCTGCCAATCAGGTTTTCCACGGCGGCATTTCGCTGCGCCATCTTGCCCGATGCTTGGCCCGATGCTTGGCTCCATGCCGGGGTCTGGTAAATGGAAAGGACCACCAGGAAAACGGGAATTATGGCCATGCGAAACATGCGCCAACAACCAAGGGACGACGTGATCCACGCGCGGAACCCTGCCGCACGGGACCCTGACGGGACATTCCCTTTGCGTCTCGTTGTTGCGGTGCGCCTTTTCCTGTCAACCCGCAGCAGCATAAAACTCCCAACGGAGCATCATTGAAGAAGAGACTCAAGGCACAAGCGCCAAGAATCCTCGCTTCAAAGTTTTTCAACATTGACAAAAGAAGAATTAGTTCCCCCCACGGATTGGGCGCTCATTTACGCCGGAACTCCAGCGCCCAAATCCACACGCTCCTTCCTCGCCAACCTTGTTTATTTCAATTATAGTATTCTTGAGGGAAATCGTCAAGGAGCTGGAGAAGTTGTTTTGCAGAATTTTTATTTTTTACTTTTGTTTTAATACTTATTATTCATAAATTTCATATTTATAATCAGAAAAGGAATCGGTATCTTTCAGCGCCTTGAAATCCGGTTTCTATAAAAAAACAACAAGAAAGTTTTGGACAATTTGTGCAACCAATTGAAGTTCCATGATTTAGCGAGTGAGAAAATCGCGGGGTTTTGAGAGCGATTACGATAACGATAACGATAACGAGCACGAGCACTTAGAGAAACTGGGTTTTGGGCAATGCCCACGTCAGGTCATGGATCGTTTGATAATCTCGCGGGCAATGATAAGGCGCTGAATTTCCGAGGTTCCGGCGACGATGGATCCCACTTTGGCGTCGCGGAAGAGGCGCTCGACCCCGTATTCGCGCATGTAGCCATATCCGCCGAAAATTTGCACGGCCTCGGCGGCCGCGCGCATGCCGGCCTCGGTCGCGAAGAGTTTTGCATGCGACGCCTCGGCGCTGCACCGGATGCCTTGATCGTACATCCAGGCCGCCTTGTATGTGAGTAATCGGGCCGCTTCGATGTCCATGCTCATGTTGGCCAGTTTTTCGAGTATCATTTCGAACATCATCAACGGCTGTCCGAATTGTTGCCGTTCCTTCACGTAGGCGACACATTGATCCAACGCGCACTGCCCGCCGCCGACACCCATCGGCGCGCCGGCGATCCGCTCGAAATCCAAGCCGTGCAAGAGGATTTTCAGGGCTTGGTTTTCACCCTTGATTAGGTTTTCCGCGGGCGCCCGGCAGTCGCTGAAAAAGATTTCCGCCGTCGGCGACGCGTGCATGCCCATTTTCTTGAAGGGTTGCCCGACGCTGAACCCCGGTGTGCCTTTCTCGACGATAAACAGGCTGAGTCCGTGCGGTCCCGCGCCGCGATCCGTGCGCGCATAGACAAGGAACACGTCCGCGACCGGCGCATTCGTGATGAACGTCTTGCTTCCGTTCAGAATGTACTCGCCGCCGCGCCGTTCCGCGAAGGTCTGCATCGAAAGCACGTCCGAACCCGATCCCGGCTCGGTCATGGCAATCGAGAAAATCTTCTTGCCCGAAACCATGTCGGGCAGGAAACGCCGCTTTTGTTCTTCCGAACCGTTGACGGCCAGGTTGTGTCCGCACAAGGCCGACGACACGGTGTAGCTCATCGCGGTGGCCCCGCAGGCATACGCGATTTCTTCCAGTACCACGCAGAAGGTAAGGAGGGACTGTCCCATGCCGCCGTATTCCTCCGGCACACACAGGCCGAGCAGG from Candidatus Hydrogenedentota bacterium encodes:
- a CDS encoding acyl-CoA dehydrogenase family protein; its protein translation is MDFRLSDEQIEFQQAVRKFARSEIAPLAALVDEEERFPRESFGKMADLGLLGLCVPEEYGGMGQSLLTFCVVLEEIAYACGATAMSYTVSSALCGHNLAVNGSEEQKRRFLPDMVSGKKIFSIAMTEPGSGSDVLSMQTFAERRGGEYILNGSKTFITNAPVADVFLVYARTDRGAGPHGLSLFIVEKGTPGFSVGQPFKKMGMHASPTAEIFFSDCRAPAENLIKGENQALKILLHGLDFERIAGAPMGVGGGQCALDQCVAYVKERQQFGQPLMMFEMILEKLANMSMDIEAARLLTYKAAWMYDQGIRCSAEASHAKLFATEAGMRAAAEAVQIFGGYGYMREYGVERLFRDAKVGSIVAGTSEIQRLIIAREIIKRSMT
- a CDS encoding M4 family metallopeptidase, whose protein sequence is MAIIPVFLVVLSIYQTPAWSQASGQASGKMAQRNAAVENLIGSVQGLGASTDVRVNKAPGEYVRFLGAPPASYFPLPMAAGKALPEKAEAFLKEHQRIFMDESPNADFRATRSKTHESRSYIRVQQLYSGLPVFCAEATVQLNEAGEVVCAFSDFKRNTEELDKGGVNLSPTLSAAEAQARAVELAPPPAAPPGRPRPNPGDADIRARGWLSTWNPNLQLEAGPPTLAIFSPDVVGAGGATRLVWRMTVNAVNDPLVSELVLVDAHTGDIAFHYPLAHAALNRQIYDANNTSSDPGTLLRSEGGAPVGLADANNAYDYFGDTYAFYSAEHGRDSINNAGMALSGTVRYCDPGDSCPMPNAFWSDSAQRMYFGQGYASADDVVGHELTHGVTSYESNLIYFNQAGAINESLSDMWGEWVDLTNGAGNDTSGVRWLMGEDLPIGAIRDMSNPPAYGDPDRMGSPLFSANIGDVGGVHYNSGVGNKLCYLLTDGGTFNGHTVTGMGIGATAALLYECAANLLTSASDYLDLYILLLQAADNLGYTQAAKNNLVEACLAVELGVEPDKMAVGPYAGTWVFPMYTLYHDSRTQSIYLASEIGRSGRITGLSLYVTTIPGQTMNNWTIRIKTTALSAFSAPASMDATGWTTCYQANETISTTGQRKFTFSTPFLYDGTSNLMIDFSHNNTSYTTQGICLVFVPGGYRSVIGYSDSTNGDPLNWSGSSSPTKTRSTAVPCIALTFSPASATVTNVTSTHADGTYTAGEVIDVDVTFSTTVNVTGAPRLELETGATNRMASYLSGNGTNTLRFRYTVQSGDTSPDLDYTNGGALQFNGGTIKDTTTLTSATLELPAAGAPGSLGANKAIVIDTTAPTVSSVTSSLADGTYPAGQVVPVQITFSEPVTYTAGTGVAQLQLETGATDRQASYADGSGSTVLTFNYTVQPGDTSADLEYLGTGALTLTGTASIKDAAGNNAGLTLPALGSVNSLGGSKAIVIDGIAPTVSSVTSTLANGFYTTGQLVPITVTFSKSVTYTAGMGVAQLQLETGATDRQAPYADGSGTTVLTFNYTVQAGDASSDLEYLSTDALTLTGTASIKDAAGNNAGLTLPALGSVNSLGGSKAIGIDTTPPTGTVVIDGGAAYTVNQDVTLTLTPDDGSGSGVAQMQFSNDGSSWSGWENVASSKAWTLSAGFGAKTVYVQYRDQAGNVSVDVIADTISYDDVVVAVTVSPDTWAIGAHALAYVGESGPYVVSNTGNVPEDVTIKAGNGSGGWQLQAAPGSNAFSVDVDKGDDGSYEIGLTTLEQLLAEAVPVSGNNTFGLRYRSPSGDTFGGGVAQDFTITLKVSRHVP